Proteins from one Aquila chrysaetos chrysaetos chromosome 5, bAquChr1.4, whole genome shotgun sequence genomic window:
- the CPT1B gene encoding carnitine O-palmitoyltransferase 1, muscle isoform isoform X1, which produces MERVPPAAGVRLPVPGRSGRREPPPSPGLPPAVRAPREGAGRPPGWRKLTRPWPSSSLSPPRAWTSTSAARPSSSSTSPASPPGRSAWSAPSWMVVMVATAGSFYCQVDPSLGMIARIRHCLPKSRLLTYESRTMVSTVLFSTGVWLSAVLLFRQALKLLLSYHGWMFEPHGKMSRSTRIWVALMKVLSIRKPLLYSFQTSLPKLPVPPVEATITRYLESVRPLMDDDKYSKMEALAKEFKEKTAPRLQKYLILKSWWTTNYVSDWWEQYIYLHGRSPLMVNSNYYAMDFLYVTPSHIQAARAGNVVHAVLLYRRKLDRGEIPPVMALGIVPMCSYQSERMFNTTRIPGKETDTLLHLVDSKHLAVYHKGRFYKVWLYYGGQLLQPRDLELQFQRILDDPSPPQPGEERLAALTAGERVPWAEARARFFSHGKNKVSLDAIERAAFFLTLDEEEHGYSSGREGCMDAYAKSLLHGQCYDRWFDKSFTLVVYKNGKLGANAEHSWADAPIIGHLWEFMLATDKFQLGYTEGGHCLGEPKTLLAPPQRLQWDIPQECCAAIESSYRLAKALADDVDFCCFQFSDFGKGLIKKCRTSPDAFIQISLQLAHFRDKGCFCLTYEASMTRLFREGRTETVRSCTAESTAFVRSMADTRQTRAERQRLFKLAAEKHQHMYRLAMTGAGIDRHLFCLYVVSRYLGVQSPFLAQVLSEPWRLSTSQTPQQQLKMFDLNKYPDHVSTGGGFGPVADDGYGVSYIIAGENLITFHISSKFSSNETDSKRFGRNIRQAMLDIAELFDKPAEKARK; this is translated from the exons gtGCCGGCAGACCCCCAGGATGGCGGAAGCTCACCAGGCCGTGGCCTTCCAGTTCACTGTCACCCCCGAGGGCTTGGACTTCCACCTCGGCCGCGAGGCCATCAAGCAGCTCTACCTCGCCGGCATCTCCTCCTGGAAGAAGCGCTTGGTCCGCGCCAAG CTGGATGGTGGTCATGGTGGCCACCGCCGGCTCCTTCTACTGCCAGGTCGACCCCTCCCTGGGGATGATCGCCCGCATCCGCCACTGCCTGCCCAAGAG CCGCCTCCTGACCTACGAGAGCCGGACAATGGTGAGCACCGTGCTCTTCTCCACCGGCGTCTGGCTCTCTGCCGTCCTGCTCTTCCGGCAGGCGCTGAAGCTGCTCCTCTCCTACCACGGCTGGATGTTTGAACCCCACGGCAAGATGAGCCGCAGCACCAGGATCTGGGTG GCGCTGATGAAGGTGCTGTCTATCCGCAAGCCCCTGCTCTACAGCTTCCAGACCTCTCTGCCCAAGCTCCCTGTGCCTCCCGTGGAGGCCACCATCACCCGG TACCTGGAGTCGGTGCGCCCACTCATGGATGACGACAAGTACAGCAAGATGGAGGCTTTGGCCAAGGAGTTCAAGGAGAAGACAGCTCCACGGCTGCAGAAGTACCTGATCCTTAAGTCCTGGTGGACAACCAACTAT GTGAGCGACTGGTGGGAGCAGTACATCTACCTGCACGGCCGCAGCCCACTCATGGTCAACAGCAACTACTATGCCATG GATTTCCTCTACGTGACCCCCAGCCACATCCAGGCTGCCCGGGCAGGTAACGTGGTACACGCCGTCCTGCTGTACCGCCGCAAGCTGGACCGTGGGGAGATCCCCCCT GTGATGGCGCTGGGCATCGTGCCCATGTGCTCCTACCAGTCGGAACGGATGTTCAACACCACCCGCATCCCCGGCAAGGAGACGG acacacTGCTGCACCTGGTGGACAGCAAGCACCTGGCCGTCTACCACAAGGGCCGCTTCTACAAGGTCTGGCTGTACTACggggggcagctgctgcagccccgggACCTGGAGCTGCAGTTCCAGCGCATCCTGGACGACCCCTCGCCCCCCCAGCCCGGCGAGGAGCGGCTGGCGGCACTCACCGCCGGCGAGAG GGTGCCGTGGGCCGAGGCTCGAGCCCGGTTCTTCAGCCACGGGAAGAACAAGGTGTCGCTGGACGCCATCGAGCGGGCAGCCTTCTTCCTGACGCTGGACGAGGAGGAGCATGGCTACAGCTCGGGCCGGGAGGGCTGCATGGACGCCTACGCCAAGTCCCTGCTGCACGGCCAGTGCTATGACCG ctgGTTCGACAAGTCCTTCACCCTGGTGGTCTACAAGAACGGGAAGCTGGGGGCCAACGCCGAGCACTCCTGGGCCGATGCGCCCATCATCGGGCACCTCTGGGAG TTCATGCTGGCGACAGACAAATTCCAGCTGGGCTACACCGAGGGGGGGCACTGCCTGGGGGAGCCCAAAACCCTGCTCGCCCCCCCCCAGCGGCTCCAGTGGGACATCCCCCAGGAG TGCTGTGCCGCCATCGAGAGCTCGTACCGCCTGGCCAAGGCGCTGGCTGACGACGTGGACTTCTGCTGCTTCCAGTTCTCCGACTTCGGGAAGGGGCTGATCAAGAAGTGCCGGACCAGCCCCGACGCCTTCATCCAGATCTCTCTGCAGCTCGCCCACTTCCGC GACAAGGGCTGCTTCTGCCTCACCTACGAGGCCTCCATGACACGGCTCTTCCGCGAGGGCCGGACAGAGACGGTGAGATCCTGCACCGCCGAGTCCACCGCCTTCGTGCGCAGCATGGCGGACACCCGGCAGACC CGAGCAGAGCGCCAGCGGCTCTTCAAGCTGGCGGCCGAAAAGCACCAGCACATGTACCGCCTGGCCATGACCGGGGCCGGCATCGACCGGCACCTCTTCTGCCTCTACGTCGTGTCCCGCTACCTGGGGGTGCAGTCCCCCTTCCTGGCCCAG GTGCTGTCGGAGCCCTGGCGCCTCTCCACCAGCCAGACgccgcagcagcagctgaagatgTTCGACCTGAACAAATACCCTGACCACGTCTCCACCGGCGGCGGCTTCGGCCCC GTGGCAGATGACGGCTACGGCGTCTCCTACATCATTGCCGGTGAGAACCTCATCACCTTCCACATCTCCAGCAAGTTCTCCAGCAATGAGACG GACTCGAAGCGCTTTGGGAGGAACATCCGGCAGGCCATGCTGGACATCGCTGAGCTCTTCGACAAGCCGGCCGAGAAGGCGAGGAAGTGA
- the CPT1B gene encoding carnitine O-palmitoyltransferase 1, muscle isoform isoform X2 — protein MAEAHQAVAFQFTVTPEGLDFHLGREAIKQLYLAGISSWKKRLVRAKNSFLTGVYPASPSSWMVVMVATAGSFYCQVDPSLGMIARIRHCLPKSRLLTYESRTMVSTVLFSTGVWLSAVLLFRQALKLLLSYHGWMFEPHGKMSRSTRIWVALMKVLSIRKPLLYSFQTSLPKLPVPPVEATITRYLESVRPLMDDDKYSKMEALAKEFKEKTAPRLQKYLILKSWWTTNYVSDWWEQYIYLHGRSPLMVNSNYYAMDFLYVTPSHIQAARAGNVVHAVLLYRRKLDRGEIPPVMALGIVPMCSYQSERMFNTTRIPGKETDTLLHLVDSKHLAVYHKGRFYKVWLYYGGQLLQPRDLELQFQRILDDPSPPQPGEERLAALTAGERVPWAEARARFFSHGKNKVSLDAIERAAFFLTLDEEEHGYSSGREGCMDAYAKSLLHGQCYDRWFDKSFTLVVYKNGKLGANAEHSWADAPIIGHLWEFMLATDKFQLGYTEGGHCLGEPKTLLAPPQRLQWDIPQECCAAIESSYRLAKALADDVDFCCFQFSDFGKGLIKKCRTSPDAFIQISLQLAHFRDKGCFCLTYEASMTRLFREGRTETVRSCTAESTAFVRSMADTRQTRAERQRLFKLAAEKHQHMYRLAMTGAGIDRHLFCLYVVSRYLGVQSPFLAQVLSEPWRLSTSQTPQQQLKMFDLNKYPDHVSTGGGFGPVADDGYGVSYIIAGENLITFHISSKFSSNETDSKRFGRNIRQAMLDIAELFDKPAEKARK, from the exons ATGGCGGAAGCTCACCAGGCCGTGGCCTTCCAGTTCACTGTCACCCCCGAGGGCTTGGACTTCCACCTCGGCCGCGAGGCCATCAAGCAGCTCTACCTCGCCGGCATCTCCTCCTGGAAGAAGCGCTTGGTCCGCGCCAAG AACAGCTTCCTGACCGGCGTCTACCCCGCCTCCCCCTCCAGCTGGATGGTGGTCATGGTGGCCACCGCCGGCTCCTTCTACTGCCAGGTCGACCCCTCCCTGGGGATGATCGCCCGCATCCGCCACTGCCTGCCCAAGAG CCGCCTCCTGACCTACGAGAGCCGGACAATGGTGAGCACCGTGCTCTTCTCCACCGGCGTCTGGCTCTCTGCCGTCCTGCTCTTCCGGCAGGCGCTGAAGCTGCTCCTCTCCTACCACGGCTGGATGTTTGAACCCCACGGCAAGATGAGCCGCAGCACCAGGATCTGGGTG GCGCTGATGAAGGTGCTGTCTATCCGCAAGCCCCTGCTCTACAGCTTCCAGACCTCTCTGCCCAAGCTCCCTGTGCCTCCCGTGGAGGCCACCATCACCCGG TACCTGGAGTCGGTGCGCCCACTCATGGATGACGACAAGTACAGCAAGATGGAGGCTTTGGCCAAGGAGTTCAAGGAGAAGACAGCTCCACGGCTGCAGAAGTACCTGATCCTTAAGTCCTGGTGGACAACCAACTAT GTGAGCGACTGGTGGGAGCAGTACATCTACCTGCACGGCCGCAGCCCACTCATGGTCAACAGCAACTACTATGCCATG GATTTCCTCTACGTGACCCCCAGCCACATCCAGGCTGCCCGGGCAGGTAACGTGGTACACGCCGTCCTGCTGTACCGCCGCAAGCTGGACCGTGGGGAGATCCCCCCT GTGATGGCGCTGGGCATCGTGCCCATGTGCTCCTACCAGTCGGAACGGATGTTCAACACCACCCGCATCCCCGGCAAGGAGACGG acacacTGCTGCACCTGGTGGACAGCAAGCACCTGGCCGTCTACCACAAGGGCCGCTTCTACAAGGTCTGGCTGTACTACggggggcagctgctgcagccccgggACCTGGAGCTGCAGTTCCAGCGCATCCTGGACGACCCCTCGCCCCCCCAGCCCGGCGAGGAGCGGCTGGCGGCACTCACCGCCGGCGAGAG GGTGCCGTGGGCCGAGGCTCGAGCCCGGTTCTTCAGCCACGGGAAGAACAAGGTGTCGCTGGACGCCATCGAGCGGGCAGCCTTCTTCCTGACGCTGGACGAGGAGGAGCATGGCTACAGCTCGGGCCGGGAGGGCTGCATGGACGCCTACGCCAAGTCCCTGCTGCACGGCCAGTGCTATGACCG ctgGTTCGACAAGTCCTTCACCCTGGTGGTCTACAAGAACGGGAAGCTGGGGGCCAACGCCGAGCACTCCTGGGCCGATGCGCCCATCATCGGGCACCTCTGGGAG TTCATGCTGGCGACAGACAAATTCCAGCTGGGCTACACCGAGGGGGGGCACTGCCTGGGGGAGCCCAAAACCCTGCTCGCCCCCCCCCAGCGGCTCCAGTGGGACATCCCCCAGGAG TGCTGTGCCGCCATCGAGAGCTCGTACCGCCTGGCCAAGGCGCTGGCTGACGACGTGGACTTCTGCTGCTTCCAGTTCTCCGACTTCGGGAAGGGGCTGATCAAGAAGTGCCGGACCAGCCCCGACGCCTTCATCCAGATCTCTCTGCAGCTCGCCCACTTCCGC GACAAGGGCTGCTTCTGCCTCACCTACGAGGCCTCCATGACACGGCTCTTCCGCGAGGGCCGGACAGAGACGGTGAGATCCTGCACCGCCGAGTCCACCGCCTTCGTGCGCAGCATGGCGGACACCCGGCAGACC CGAGCAGAGCGCCAGCGGCTCTTCAAGCTGGCGGCCGAAAAGCACCAGCACATGTACCGCCTGGCCATGACCGGGGCCGGCATCGACCGGCACCTCTTCTGCCTCTACGTCGTGTCCCGCTACCTGGGGGTGCAGTCCCCCTTCCTGGCCCAG GTGCTGTCGGAGCCCTGGCGCCTCTCCACCAGCCAGACgccgcagcagcagctgaagatgTTCGACCTGAACAAATACCCTGACCACGTCTCCACCGGCGGCGGCTTCGGCCCC GTGGCAGATGACGGCTACGGCGTCTCCTACATCATTGCCGGTGAGAACCTCATCACCTTCCACATCTCCAGCAAGTTCTCCAGCAATGAGACG GACTCGAAGCGCTTTGGGAGGAACATCCGGCAGGCCATGCTGGACATCGCTGAGCTCTTCGACAAGCCGGCCGAGAAGGCGAGGAAGTGA
- the LOC115341781 gene encoding dromaiocalcin-1-like, with translation MGPAAFLGLCLLGCLALHPSLQGAQANKCPRGWLDFGGHCYGYFGQELTWRQAEAWCRSSRGGCHLASLHTPEEHRALAAFIARRQRREEEEEENVWIGLYHRSQAWMWVDGSQTRYSAWEGDDPPKRKHCAALDDSSGFMSWEDESCGERKPFVCKYAA, from the exons atggGACCAGCCGCTTTCctggggctctgcctgctgggctgCCTGGCCCTGCACCCCTCACTGCAAG GGGCGCAGGCGAACAAGTGCCCCCGGGGCTGGCTGGACTTCGGGGGACACTGCTACGGGTACTTCGGGCAGGAGCTCACctggaggcaggcagag gCCTGGTGCAGGTCCTCCCGCGGGGGGTGTCACCTGGCCTCGCTGCACACCCCCGAGGAGCACCGCGCCCTCGCCGCCTTCATCGCCCGGCGCCAGcgccgggaggaggaggaggaggagaacgtCTGGATCGGCCTCTACCACCGG AGCCAGGCTTGGATGTGGGTGGACGGGTCGCAGACGCGCTACTCGGCCTGGGAGGGGGACGACCCCCCCAAGAGGAAACACTGCGCCGCGCTGGACGACTCCTCGG GTTTCATGTCCTGGGAGGACGAGTCCTGCGGCGAGAGGAAACCCTTCGTCTGCAAATACGCGGCCTAG